Within the Dolichospermum compactum NIES-806 genome, the region AAACAAGAAATTTCGAGCTTTTGCTTATTTGCATTTATGCGCGAAATAAAGTCTATACCAATTCTTTTCGGTTAAGGTTAAAAAAACAGATTTTATCCCCGTTCCTATACTCTGTATGGGAATGAATTATAGAAGGCGCTGACTTCAATGACAGCAAGAGGCAGAGCCTCTGTGATGGCATTCCCAGTCGGAGACTGGGAACGAGATAAAATGAGGTGATACTATCTTTTTTTGGAATTATGTGGGGGGCGTTGTTGGGGATGATCTCCATTCTTGGGGACACTGGGGGAATTTAATTGTTTGCGACCATTAGTAATAATTTTTAACATTTCTTGAATATCCTGTTCAATATTAGCCAGAACGTTATCGGCGTATTTATCAGCACCATCTTCAATTTCTTCAGCTTGAGAAATTGCAATTTGGCGCATTTCTTCTAATTCTTGTTGACAAGCGCGGCGTTTACGGTCAATTTCTGCGAGGGTGTCTTGCATCATTGCTTCACAATCCTGCTGGACTTGTCGCCGCAGTTGGTCAGCTTCTCTCTGTGCTTGTCTGACAATATCACTTTCAGACAAAATTTGCGCTCTTTTGGCTTGGGCTACATCTACTACCTGTTGTCCATATTCTTCTGCTTCTAGAAGAATTTCATTCTTTTGTGCCAAAATATCTAGTGCTTCTTGGAACACTGTTGGCAAAGAAAAACGGACAAAATCCAGTTGTTCAAGTAATTTATCTTCATCTATTAAAGTTCGTCCTGTGAGGGGAATCCTCAAACTAGAGAGAACTATTTCCTCTAATTGGTTGAGTTCGTGCTGAATGTCTACCCCTGCTGTTGGTTCTGGATTGCCAATGGAGGGGATACCATTCACGTACTCTCGTGGGGGAGGATTACTGCCGTTGTGGTTGGATTCGAGGCTAGGGATTTTTGGTTGTAGCATTGGTATATATCTAGGGCAATTTGTGGGGGAACAAGATGATCAACAGAGCCACCAAACCTGGCAATCTCTTTTACCACACTACTACTTAAAAAACTATACTCATTTGATGTTGCCAGAAAAACTGTCTCGATCTGAGTAGACAATGTTTTATTAGTGTGAGCCATTTGTAGCTCAATCTCAAAGTCAGATACCGCTCTTAACCCCCGTAACAAAACTTGCGCTTGTTGCATTTGGGCATATTCTACGGTTAAACCGTCAAAGCTGTCTACTCCTACATTTGGTAAATGTTTTGTAGATAGACGAATTTGTTCTAATCTTTGCTCTACTGTGAACAATGGCATTTTATTGGGATTGCGGAGGACGGCAACTATGACTCGTTCAAATAAACGACTACTGCGCTGAATAAGGTCTAAATGTCCCAAGGTGATGGGATCAAAACTACCAGGATAAATAGCAATCACAATGTTATTTTAAGTGATTATATTGACGGATTTTCAACAGAACTTTATTAAATCTAACACAGGGAGTGGGGGAGGTAGGGGAGGTAGGGAGCAGGGCGCAGGGGAAAGAATTATTCCAATTACCAATTACCGAATTCTACAAATGATTTTAATTTTGCTGAATTACTTATCGCTATAGTGAAGGCGTACTATATTATTGTGTTTCATCTCCATAGATTTCAAATTCCTATAGGTAATTTTGTATGGTAGTGGATTTTTCTGTTTTGCCTTTGGGGTTTCTATTTACTTCCCCTGGTCCGATTGTGGTTAAATTGGGTCCGATTGTTATTCGTTGGTATGGGTTGTTGATTGCTTCTGCGGTATTAATTGGTGTTAGTCTTTCTCAGTACCTAGCCAAGCGTCGTCATCTGAATCCAGATTTAATCAGTGATTTATCAATTTGGTTGGTGATTGGGGCTATTCCTGCCGCTAGATTGTATTATGTTTTGTTTCAGTGGACAGAATATTCTCAACACCCGGAACGGATAATTGCAATTTGGCAAGGGGGTATTGCGATTCATGGGGCAATTATTGGCGGTGCGATCGCGGCGTTAATTTTTGCTAGATTGAATAAGGTATCTTTTTGGCAATTGACGGATTTGGTTGCTCCTTCCTTAATACTAGGGCAAGCCATTGGTCGGTGGGGAAATTTTTTCAACTCGGAAGCTTTTGGCAGACCAACTAATTTACCTTGGAAATTATATATTCCCCCAGATCGTCGTCCTTTGGATTTCGTGAATTTTGAATATTTCCATCCCACTTTTCTGTATGAATCGCTGTGGAATTTAATGGTGTTTGCATTGTTGCTAACTTTGTTTTTTCGAGCTTTATCTAAAAAACCCCGGTTGAAGGTAGGAACGTTATTTTTAGTTTACTGGGTTGCCTATAGCTTGGGACGGATTTGGATTGAAGGTTTACGCACAGATAGCTTAATGCTAGGACCTTTACGGATGGCACAGATGGTAAGTTTAGGGGGAATGACTTTAGGATTATTTGGTTTAGCTTGGCTGTATATATTGAAGCGTTCTTTACCTGATGTTGTTTCTTCAGTGAATGGAGAAAAAAATGCCCCAGAGTAATTAATCTCCAGGGCTTAACCAGGGTGCATCTACCATCTATTTCTACTAGGCAAAGTGGCTGAATCCGGATAGTGCTAGGGAAATGCTAAAAGTTTTTTTGCAAAGTTGTGAAGGGGGAAATTAATGAGTGAATATACTAGTAATTTGAGTTATTCTAAGTATCCCAATGCCTTAGAACCTGCGGTTTATATTGTTGGGGCAGGACCTGGAGATCCTAATTTATTAACGGTTAGAGCGCAAAAGTTGTTGGCTGCGGCTGATGTGATTTTATTTGCAGATTCCTTGATTCCTGAACAGATTTTAGATGTTTGTCGTGCAGATGCGGAAATTATTAAAACAGCAAATCGGACTTTGGAAGAAATTTTACCATTAATGATTGATGCGGTGCGATCGCATAAATCAGTGGTCAGGCTACATTCTGGTGATCCTAGTCTGTATAGTGCTATTCATGAACAAATGCAGCTACTAGCCGATGCGAATATTCCCTTTGAAGTTATCCCTGGTATCAGTGCCTTTCAAGCTGCCGCAGCTAAATTGAAAATAGAGTTAACTGTCCCTGGTTTAGTCCAAACTATTATTCTCACTCGCATTAGCGGTCGTACCCATGTCCCTGATACTGAAGAGTTAGCAGCTTTAGCCGCCCATCGTGCCAGTTTATGTTTATATTTAAGTGTGAGTCATATTACTGAAGCCCAAGGGAAATTATTAGAACATTATGATCCAGATACTCCAGTAGCAATTTGCTATCGCTTAGGCTGGCCAGATGAAAAAATCCGGGTTGTGAATTTAGCACAAATCGCAGATTGTACCCATGAGGAAAAATTACGCCGAACTACACTTTATGTCATCAGTCCCGCACTACTCCCAGTAAGTGGGCGCTCCCGCTTGTATCACCCTGAACATAATCATTTATTCCGTTCATCCCATAATCTTGGTTAGTAGTCTGTCAAATTTATTTTGACGGGTAATGATCGGAAAAAACTTCTGTTCTTCCCTCCCCTACCTCCCCTACCCCACCTTGCTTTACTGAAGATAGAGGATCTTTAAAAAAACAAGATGAACAAAAGTAATATTGGTACAGTTACTATT harbors:
- a CDS encoding DivIVA domain-containing protein; this encodes MLQPKIPSLESNHNGSNPPPREYVNGIPSIGNPEPTAGVDIQHELNQLEEIVLSSLRIPLTGRTLIDEDKLLEQLDFVRFSLPTVFQEALDILAQKNEILLEAEEYGQQVVDVAQAKRAQILSESDIVRQAQREADQLRRQVQQDCEAMMQDTLAEIDRKRRACQQELEEMRQIAISQAEEIEDGADKYADNVLANIEQDIQEMLKIITNGRKQLNSPSVPKNGDHPQQRPPHNSKKR
- the coaD gene encoding pantetheine-phosphate adenylyltransferase; its protein translation is MIAIYPGSFDPITLGHLDLIQRSSRLFERVIVAVLRNPNKMPLFTVEQRLEQIRLSTKHLPNVGVDSFDGLTVEYAQMQQAQVLLRGLRAVSDFEIELQMAHTNKTLSTQIETVFLATSNEYSFLSSSVVKEIARFGGSVDHLVPPQIALDIYQCYNQKSLASNPTTTAVILPHEST
- the lgt gene encoding prolipoprotein diacylglyceryl transferase → MVVDFSVLPLGFLFTSPGPIVVKLGPIVIRWYGLLIASAVLIGVSLSQYLAKRRHLNPDLISDLSIWLVIGAIPAARLYYVLFQWTEYSQHPERIIAIWQGGIAIHGAIIGGAIAALIFARLNKVSFWQLTDLVAPSLILGQAIGRWGNFFNSEAFGRPTNLPWKLYIPPDRRPLDFVNFEYFHPTFLYESLWNLMVFALLLTLFFRALSKKPRLKVGTLFLVYWVAYSLGRIWIEGLRTDSLMLGPLRMAQMVSLGGMTLGLFGLAWLYILKRSLPDVVSSVNGEKNAPE
- the cobM gene encoding precorrin-4 C(11)-methyltransferase gives rise to the protein MSEYTSNLSYSKYPNALEPAVYIVGAGPGDPNLLTVRAQKLLAAADVILFADSLIPEQILDVCRADAEIIKTANRTLEEILPLMIDAVRSHKSVVRLHSGDPSLYSAIHEQMQLLADANIPFEVIPGISAFQAAAAKLKIELTVPGLVQTIILTRISGRTHVPDTEELAALAAHRASLCLYLSVSHITEAQGKLLEHYDPDTPVAICYRLGWPDEKIRVVNLAQIADCTHEEKLRRTTLYVISPALLPVSGRSRLYHPEHNHLFRSSHNLG